Within the Miscanthus floridulus cultivar M001 chromosome 17, ASM1932011v1, whole genome shotgun sequence genome, the region AATTGACAGTTTTACAAGAATGGGTTAATAAACCAGTTGAGCTAAGCTTAATTCGCCAACAACAGATAGCTAGTATTTGTGTATATATTGTTACCTTGACCTAGGGTTAGCTTAGGAAATTCAGTACGTAACTAGTTTCTTGAAATTTGAGAGAGGGATTATGCATCCGGGTACTATCAATGTGGCTATGCACATATATCTTCCTCGCCACAAAAAAAAATTTACGGTAATGCTGGCAAGTGGCCGTCCCTTTTGCACGGACGCTCCATTTGTGGGCCGCGACGTCAGCccaagaccccccccccccccctccattTCTGAATAATACTCGTTCCTATCCGCTCACTTGCTCCTATCCGCTCGCCTGAGCCTCCATCCAGCGTTCAGCCTCCTCCGTCCCTGCCAGGTGTGGCGCGCGGCCTCCTCCGAATTGCGATGCTCAGCTGTCGGCCCTGCCAGATGCAGCTTGCCGCTGCCCTCTTCTAATCGCGCGTCTGCTGCCTTCCTGCCGCGTTGCGCTACCGATGCCTCCCTTCCACGTCGTGCAACCACGCCGATGGTCCGCCGCCTACAAGTGTCGCCAGGCTGCCCGCTTCAGTGAACTCCGCACACCGACAAGCCTCCATTCTTCCGAGCAGTAAGGAGATATTAcgctgaaagcacatgttgcaagcatacttttcaattgtttcagatattttagatgtatgttgcgagtggttcatatggatgttgtaaatgtagatcgggatattgcacatgttgcagtggTTGTACAAGTATGTTGCAAACAtctgttccaaatgtttcttCCGTTTTTTCacacgtacgttgcaagtgtttctttttggatgttgcatatgtttcacacatatattgcaagtgttttatctggataatattgcatatgttttgcaatgaatTTTTCAAGTGTCTTCATGTGTTTTTTGCAAGTatatttcagaagcatgttttaagtattttatctGTCTTTAGAcgcatgttgcaaatattttatcaaaagtagatcgggtgtctTTGCTGGGGACTCATCTACCATAGCCGCCTGCTATGAGGCGCCCTACCATGGTCTCTTATTAACTCTTACTATTCTTATACATCAGCacggaagaagaacaaggaatTCCATCTCCACTGGCCAGTTAGGtgctgtttagtttccaaaattttgtaaaattttttaagatttttcgtcacatcgaatctttggacgcatgcatgaagcattaaatataaataaaaaataaaactaattacacagtttagacgaaattcacgagacgaatcttttaagcctaattagactatgattgaacactaattgtcaaataacaacgaaagtgctacagtgccatttTCCAAAAagattcgccaactaaacaaagcCTTAGATCATAAATAAGGAAATCAAAACCCAATGCTACGTGGAGGTTTGAACACAAGAGTGTGGAATGGAAAAAAGAAAATGTGTGAATGCATAGGCGGCGCACGCTCGGCGCGCGTGTGGAAATCGATCGATCTGCCGCTTGCTTCCGGGCCGGcgctcatgcatgcatgtgtgaaAGAAAATAATCTTCCCGGCGGGCGGCTGCAGTGCACGTAATCACGCACGCCCACAAGTCATCCACGCACCGATATGATGCAGCATGGCGTGTTCGTCGTCTGAGCCTTTGAAAGTACTAGGATTTCTTCTTCACTTGTTTTTTCTGTTCTGCACGCCGGCTTGACTGGACAAGTCCGGAGCTATGACCTGGGAAACTTGTGGGAGAAGCCGAGCGTGACGTCATGGAGCCGAGACCTGTTTCTCAGGCTAGGTCAAGAGAGGACAGGGAGAGTGAGTGATAGACTAGAGAGCTTGTTCGGCTGGCCACAATCTGCTGACgggtcagttttttttttcaaccaaaatagtatttttctcttaaaaaAAACCTACTGCTACAGTGTTTTCCGGTTAATGCTAGCCGAACGGCCTGTAGTCCGGATCTAATAGGCGTCTAACTGGGCCTTCCAGTACTTATGCAGTTACACCTATGGGCTACTCTAGTTTGGGCCTCCAGAGCTCGGGGTAGATGGGCCGTAAATTTCTTTTGAGCAAAAGACCGTAAATGGGTCTAGTTCGTCTTGCATCTCCAGCAGGGGAGCACTAGCAGCCAAGGCCCGTTGCGCATCCAATCCGACCCAAGAGGCGCGCGCTCTGCCGAAGCTCTCACTAAAAAATCCACTCGGATCCACCACAGTGAATTTCTTGATATTCCTTTGAGCTTTGATCAATCCTTGTGCCTCCTTTGTTGGCATCGGAAAAGAAGTGAGTAGATCCAGCTGACAAAATAACAATAAAGGTGCTGTGAAAAAGCTGGTCATGTTTTACATGGGCCATGGAAGGGCGATGGAGAAAGAAAGGAGGGATAGCAGTAGAGTAGCAGGTTAATGTGCTGTCGCAGCAAATTAGCTAACGGGAGTAGTAATGATTTACCTATGCACAACAAAGTAAGTTCTCCTGCAATCGCTCTTTTTATCAACTGGGAAAGTCTCGTGGGTCTCTTGCGTGCTAGCTGAACAAGCTGGGGAAAACTTTTGTGGCCAACGTTGCACTTCACTAATATGAGATGATGATAGAGAATATTACCACAAGTCCTAGGTGTCTGGTAATAAATAACTTACTTATTTTGCTGAAATTTATTGTTTTTTTTCTCTCCAACGTTAACACTAGTCTTATTTTACTATTTTACTCCGTATTATTCAGTACAGATTTATTATAGAGCTGAGCACAGTCCCTTGGTAACAGAAAGTACTCATGATGATTCAGTTAGTAATCAGCAACAGCAAATTTACTGGAGACTGAAGTTTGTTGATTCTGTGGTGCATCAAACATTCATTCCAACCCATTGTGTCTTATTTTTTTCATTTCAATTATCACAGCATGTGCCTATGCAAGTCCTCAGCGCACGCTAATCATATAGCAGTTGCTGTCAAATCAAACAAAAAAATCATATAGCAGCAGACGGGTGAGGTTCAGGCTTAGCTTAGCCGCTTAGGGGCGCCCCCAACCGCAGCTTTTGCATGTGCATCAGCCTACTACTCAATCCATTATCCATCCATACACAATGCCGCTGCGAGCTCGCACAGGCTCACACCTCACTAGCTAAAAATATCTTCTTTCTTATCCATCCATGGAGACGGCTGCGGTGCTCACCATCCACTCCACCTCACATGTCTGTCTGCAGTGTCCTGCTGTTGCTGCTCCCGCTCATGGCCAGCGGCGGAGGGGAGGAGTGGCATCAGCAGCGGCAGCCATGCCGCGCCGGCAGCCGTGCGCCGGCAGGATCCGGGCTCTGCCGTCGGCGGAGGTCATCAGCGAGATCCTGAGCCCGAAGCTGGTGCCCGGCTCGCCCTCCGACACCGGCGACGTCTCCTCGCTCGTGCCGGTCAGTGCTCTGATGCTGCTCTTCTACTTCGTGTCCAACTGGGTGGTGCCCGAGCTGCTCATGAAGCGCCTCAACGAGCCCAAGCTCGAGGACgaagctgctgctgcagcagcatCGATGTCGTCCGGCCCAGCGGACGGCATCGACGCCTCGCCCCGTAAAATCCGCctcaaggtgaagaagaagaagaacgggaAAGCAACCATCGTGAAGGTCTAATTAGCTAGCAGGAGTATGTGCACGCATGGAGCCAGGCGTCTCTAAACACAAAGTACGTACGTACGTATTACCGACGTCATAGTAAGCTGTTGCCAATCAAAGAGTCTCCATCAGAGCATTGAAGAAGAAATACTCCAATAATTACTGTCAGATGATATGCACATTAGTGTGCTGTGTCTGTATTTGTCTTGTGATCGAATAAAAGCCACAGTGCTTATTTACACTACAACACGTCCATGGATGATGGATGTTACTGCCACACCTACGGGTATGTTTGATACCCATGTATCTTCCTTCGATAATGATATAATTAAGATGTCTAGACGGACGGACGTCTCCTTCTGCTCACTCCCGCACGCGCCGCTCACCCAGCGACCCTATCCGCTCGCCCCGTCCGCGCGCCCCAATGCTCGCTGCACCGTTTTCTCCTTGTGTCGCCGTGCCCATCCGCCCACGCCACTCCACCTCGCCACCGTCGGTCCCCCGCAGCACCGCACCCCCGCCGCGCCACGCCCCATCCCCTGCTGCCTCCTCCACACCGTATGCCCCACCAGGCCCAGTCTGCATCGGCCGCCTCCACCGCGCTTCCTCCTCGCCGCGGTCGGCTCGCTCGCCGCGATCGCCTCCACCGAGCTGGCGAGCTGCGACCGCCTACATGGAGCACGACGGATGCTCCAGCAAACAGGTGAGGGGGACGAGATTTGTGTGACGTCGCGCCTGCCGGCGAGTTGCCCGTGCCGCTACCGCACAGTGTGGTCCATGCACCGCCGTGCCTCCATTCGTCAAGCAAAGCCCATGCTGTAAGAGTATGTTTCCAGTgttatgttgcaaaagtagattggaatGTTGCATAAGTTGTAGTGGCTATacaagtatgtttcaagtgtatgttcaaaatgtttcatcttgtCGTCCGGcccatctggatgttgcatatgttttcacagatatgaagtgttttcaggtgtttttgcaagtgtttcatacgcatgtttcgagtgtttcagctGTCacgtacgtatgttgcaagtgttttatatggatgtttccaaaatagatctggtgttgcagctagtgttttagatgcatgtttcatgtgttttatctgccttcagacgtatgttgcaagtgttgtatccggatgtttcaaaagtagatcgtgtgtttgtagggtcgagatggcagactagagggggggtgaatagtcctttctaaaaattaaacgcaccggctaaccgaaacaaacgCGGaaataaaactatcggtctagcaaagactacacctctctatctatgttctcaagCACATTAAAAAGATCCTAAactagcaactaaggtgccgggctagctagagctcacctaaccaattcaaggagcaaagtcacataaacctatgccactagtacttcaagcaacggaaGAGCTCCTAAACATGCTAGTAAGTAAATGTATAAagtcacctaagctcactagcaatgctcaataacaaggctacacaagtcaAATTATAcggcgcaaattacttagctacataaactaagcaatgtgaatAATAAGGTTACTCAAACTGAATTagtcacgtaagggagctacttctatgctacacaagcaagaaggtaactaacaagctacacaagctaactaattacaagagcaactacacaagcacaatgaatGTGAttgtaattacaagcttgtgtaagaggatggcaaaccaacggaaagaggatgacacggtgatttttatcccgaggttcacttggttgccaccaagctagtctctgttgtgtcgaccgatcacttggtggttcgatggctaattggcaacacccgccaagcccacacgttgggcaccgcaacaacctaccccaaaagtgagggtagctcaatgacacgctctactagtgttgctcttcgcggctcccgcgggatgagcacggtacccctcacaaatccttctctggagcaccgcacaaacttccttgcgtgcttcgacggagaccaccaccaagccatctaggaggtggcaacctccaagagtaacaagcaccattggcttgcaactcgatcacctagtgccacttgatgtaaTTCTCAcaatacaatcgcactagaatcactcactcgcaatcggatGCAACCACTAtatgcacaagtgagttagagactCTCCTAGCACTCCCCAAGCATAGACACTAAGTCCCAAGGGTGCTAAGCATgtgccaaggccggccacacactccttttatagccccaagggctaaaatagttgTTACCCTTTTCATCCTAATTTCTAcacactgaccggactcaccccacAGTCCGGTCCAAAGTCCGGTCACTGAGATACAGCCACGTAGCCTCGCTGTTCGAAGATGACCGTTGCTCGCCAACGGCTAGCTCCCACGCGCGCATactcctgaccggacacgcctaggtccagtgaccggacgcgccgaggCCAAGTCCGATCACCAACGCGTCTCTACACAACTGACTGGACTCCCCTTTCTCCTATGACCGGACTCGACTCTctcagagttcggtcacttccagagagGTTCTAAAGAGCTCTTATGATGACCAGACGCATCAGGTCATCACTGACCAGACTCTCCTAGCGTTCGGTCGCTTCTGCTCGCTAAAGAAACATTGATCGAACTCTCGACCGGACTCACAAGCACTGactgaacgtgtccggtcacagagTCTAGTCACAAACCTTTCATCACTAAAACAaccataactcttagctccggaGTCCGATTTCAATGATCTTAGATATTTTGGAAAGTTtattcagagggctacacatcccacttgCATATATGATCCAAAGCATAATGGATCAATACAAAATTCCAATACAAGACCATCATATAGTTCAGAACAAACCAAAAAACCTTTTTCActtctccaagttgatccaattcaactccaacaacttctcctttgcaaatgtgcccaCACCACCAAGTCTACACcaccatgtgcaagtgtgttggcatttcacaaacattttttcaaaggattagtcactcatttcaccacgccactcgatccaagcaacgatgcaaagttagatcgctcgagtggcactagatgaccgatatgcaaataagtttgtccctcttgatagtacgcacatctatcctaaacccggtcataaacttctctactcacctatgaccggtgaaatgaaatgccctacaaatatacctttgccttgtggtGGCAACAAGCGTTAGTAATGTCTTATTATTGACATCTAGTATGGAATGATTGATGCCGATGACATCATCGGTGTCCGGTGTACCATTGTCGAACTTTCTGAATAAATTCAATTTACAGCCCCGAGGCATTTTGATATTTCAAACAACATGCTACTCGAAAAAAGAGACAAAAAAACATGACAATTAGGATTGTTGGGGGTAAGAGCGGCCATGCCTAGCCCTTCCATGTAAAAAGACCTAACACCCAAGGGGTCCAAGGACATCCATGTAATTTATAAATCAAATGACGTAGGGAGGAAGATTGCCTCCTCCCACCTCCCCTATAAATAGAGTCCAAGGGGAAAGGACAAGGGGATTCCTCCTCATTCTTAAATCGGGGAAAATCTAATTGCTTCCATATGCGAATCGTGCTTTTGTTAGTTATTATAGATCAAATTGCGATTGCGATTGCCTGTACCTGATTATGTTTTGATTATGTCATAttatcatcactgtcggttcttgccACCCCTGTTCAGTTGATGCAGGCATTTGGTTTTGATGCGTAATTCTGCATAAATTTCTTGTATTTGCAGTCGGTTATTCCTTGTAGATGAAAATTGCCTCCCCAAACTAGGGACAATCGAATTGTTTGTAGGTGTAAATTTGTCCTTGTATTATTGTTGATCAAATCACGATCGGCTCTTGATGAGTTATTACCTGCATAACCTGATGCGGATCATGTCATTCTTGTGCTTTGATTCAGTTCTTAGCTCCCCCATTTGATGCAGTCGCATCAAACATCACGGTTAGTTATTGATCGATATGTGATTCTGAATAATTAATTTTCTTATAGATGCTGTCCGTTCTTGCTTCTAGATGCAAATCATTGTTAATGCTTCTGCTATTACAGTACTTGATTGATGACCCCTTTATCAGTAAATTGCATGTGTTCTTTGTAATGACCCTCATGCTCTCACATGAAATGAAGCCATCGCGGAAGAAAAGACAGGAGGGTGGTGATCGGGCCAGAAGCAGCAGCGGCACACGCGAGTATATGTCTTGGATGCCAGAGGTCGTACCGAGCTTCCAAGAGGGCATTTCTTCCATCTTCACATGGTGTTGGCTCATACCGAGCTTCCAAGAGGGCATTTCTTCCATTTTCACATGGTGTTGGGCAAATGGAATTGTGAGGGACGTCCCGAGTATCTTTGGGACAGATGTGGAGGTTGTCACAACACCGCTTAGGGGCACACTTATAGTGAAAGATTGCTAGAAGTGGTATCAATGGCATAGATTTGTACGTGATTTGAAATCAAAGAGAAAACCACAAAGAAGAAGTATAAGGAATCAAGGAACTATATATATGCTTGGCGAGGATGTAAAACCAGTATACATGGGGAAGAACTACACGGATCTTGCTCCTAACAGGAAGCTCGGTAATAATGCTGGGTATTTATGAGTTCAGGAGAGCTTTCGACGCCTTATACGAGTACAAGGGAGGAGGCCCAAGAAGCGGTATCTAGGAAGTTGTTGGAAGGGTTGCAGTATTCATCAGTGAGGCTACCCGGTTCTCCTTTGTCGAGGACATAGGATGCAGTTCATTCACTGATGACAGTGTGAGTAGGCTGACTCGATAGTCCCTTAAAGTATTCACTTTTCCAGGAGCCGACTTACCAGTTAGTAATGGCACTTTTACAGGAACTGTACCAGAGACTCATATCGTAAGAAGACATTTTCAATTAGACACTACTAGTCGAGGACACGCGACAAGTTACGTTCTCATTTCACAGAGGTTCTTATCGCATCTTTCTATTCTATTCTTTATGGACCTGAGCTCACTTAATTGCTTTTTGAGGGGGCGCAGCTCATTATCTATGCATTTTCTCATAGGCAACAAATCAATGTCATAGCACCTTTTCCACTAATCACTGCACAGAAATACAAAAACAGAAGAGAGGGGCAGCCCAGACATGAGAGGACCACCACGCACAGCAACGATTTGCTGATTGAAAGCTCCCTAACTATGTGTCTGTGCGGAATCAGGAACCAAGTAAGTAAAACAAGCACAGGCTGACCTTCTCTGGTTGCAAAGGTAGGGTCACTATTCGGGTGTGATCATGGAACATATTGATTGTGTTCTAGCTGGCAAAACACCCCAAACAATTATGCACCATGGTCTTGAGATACAGTTTGCTGCAGACATTGTTCCGATGATCCGGGTGTCGCACATCCATCCATACGACAAGAGGAAGTTTGCCCACGACCCTATGCCAGATGTAATGTTTGAAGAGCCCATTGACCCACCTGAACAAATGGAAGGCGACGGCAAGAGGAACAAAAAGGGAAAGCACCGTCACAGCAAGGGTGGGGAGGGAAATGAGAAACAAGGGACCATCTGTCGGTGCTTCTTCATCTCGTTCATCATCACGCCGGAGGTACAGTCCGTCATCAGTGTCTTGCTCCTCTCCATCGCTGGACATTTTGCGGCGCCATTGTGttgaagagaacaacaatgcttgcaagTCGCTGAGCAGGGGATGCGGTGGAAGCGCATTGAGGCATCTTGGTGGAGCTCTAGTATCATCATCCGTCCCTTGCTCCTCTGCTCCTCCATCTGCATCGCATGATAGTTGGTGGCAATGTGTTGAAGGAAACAGAAATGCTTGCAAGTTCTTGGCATCGCTAAGCAGAGAATGCAGcagaagtgcattgatgcatctTGGTGGGGCTCCAGTATCATCACTAGTAATTTGCGCACGCCATGCGTGCGTAGATCAACTATGATTATATATAACAATTGACCAGACACAAGAGCACACCAATAATTCATAAGGTCGTGTGTATTTGATGTAGTATTAAATCTTAGGCAGCCATTATACACCATGGAACATAAGTATACTGAAATCATCAAGGGTCTATATAGGACAACAAATTGTTAAACTATTGTAGCAGCATGTGTTAGAAGCTATGTGAAACCCTGTGTTGttcaataatgaaaacaacctgTTTCATTACATGGTAACAAATCTAATGAATTTAAGTTACAACATGTGAGGAGCAGAGCAAGGCTTGACAAGAGTGGTAGATCAGATGATTTGTCCTCTTGTGCTCATGCTTGATGAATGGTGGCACACCCGGTGACATGTAGAGTGGAACAATTGTAACCTCAAGCATAGCGACTGTAACTGAAAGCAACACTGTTTTTCCTTTTGTCCTGCTAGGTCGCACATATACCTGGTTCTGAAAGGAATTGCAAGCCAAATAGGTGGAAAAACGAAATCAACATGCATGtgtgaaaaaaaaaagagattatAACCAGACAACATATTAATCCTGGACACTTACTGTTTATGCCCAAAATTTACCATTTTATATACCCCTAAAGTTTACTATTCTTAGCTTTCTCCATACAGATACTGAAACAATCCAAGAAAAAAAGAAGTCGCAATGTCTAAACTTTATATTAGCAAGGAAAACATCTGTTATATAACATAGAATAATTTTATTGCCAGATAGGCAACATTTCTAAAATAAAGTTTAGATATGCTTCTGCAAGAGAATTaaagtttgaatttgaattccccTTTTTCACAGCAAGAAACTAAAGCTAATCCTTATTCATTGTTGATAAAACAATAAAGTTCATCCTATAGATTCACACTTCTAAACCAACAAAGGGGAATAAAGTTCCTCCCTTTAGCTCATAGGTTGCAAAATCGAAACAAAAGGAAACAGGTGATATTAGCAGTTACCTAATCTCTTCAAAAGCAGACAAACAGTGCTAGCTGAAAGTCTCGTCGTTGCTTTATTGCGTCATCCACCTATGCCTATAAATACTATTTGGAAATGGAAATAAATGAGCAAACCAGCAAGTCAATTCCTAAAGAGTGATCAACAAAAACCAAGTTGCAGTCCAGTAATACAAGCTGGCACTCGAAGTaaaaacaactaaaaaagaaGGTGAGGTAGGTGGCTAAAATGTAGAGCAGATCTTTGGGAACTATGCTCTAACACATTTGACTAAACAATACACAAGCAAACTGATGTAGAGAGGATGGAACCCTGTCATGAAAATATAACTATATAAAAGAGCTATGACATATATAGATCAAGACTAAGCTATCTTTGCTTGTAGTTTTATATTGTTTCAGTTCTACAAATAGCTTCTCAAAATGTGCTACTTTACCTTGGTCTAGGAAATTCAGGAGAGGAAGGGGGAGGAGGGAAGGGAGAGCAGCAGTTTAGTATGGGTTACCGAGAAAAATTGTTTAAAAGAAAATTAAACAAGGGGAAGGGGGAGGGAAGGGAGAACAACATAAAGATGCATTCCTGAAACATGATCTCTAGGCTGTGCACTGATATGCTAAAGGATGGCAGAGCAAGCCAAAATAGCCAGTTTCTGTACATAATTAAAAGATGTTAATGCATACATGTGCTAGCAGCACCATGGAAACACTAACTCGAGCGTCGTCCTCCAAAATATATAGGTATAATACAGTCCACATAGCAGTTTCAGGAATTGTTCATTTAACTGGAAGTTACATACCATACCAGGCACTATATCTAAAAATCTAGCATAGAGATTTACACTTCTGTGCCTCTAGTTCATGATAGCACCAAAGCTTGGTCAACTGAGGCAGTGATAACTGAGAATGGAAAATTGAAAACTGGTAGCTCTATATAGTAGGGCTCCAAAAACTTGGAAGTGCAAATAAGCAAGCATGAGAGTAAAAAAAAACAGACCAAAATGCTATCTCTGAAATTACTCAAACCCCTCTCCTTTGTTCGGCGGCCCAGGAACCAAGACCTGCAAGGGAACAATAAatattggaaaaagtctacttaacccccccacctatcatacttggtctacttcacccctcaactatgaaaccgtctgttttatcccctgaactatctaaaaccgtctgttcTACCCCCTGGGCGGGTTTTCAGCGGcgtttttgctacagtaacaacggGTTGCTACAGCAGCGGTGGGATTGTTACAGTAGTTGTGGTTTTGAATTtccttctttatttattttcggtgaatttttgaaaaatcatagtagatcatagaaaaatcataaaatgaaaaatctaattttattgaactccacatgagtagatctacacggtgaatatataatacggtatgctttagtacaaattttatttttgtagctttagattaattagaaaatccaattttgtctgtaattaattagaatttatctataactaagttatacatagtccaatagttcaagcatacaataattaacgtaccataaaaatttcaccacaattggaccatagaagctgcagctatgaattattccaattaattacagacaaaattagattttccaattaatctaaggctacagtaaaaattttgtactaaagtataccgtattatatattcactatgtagatctactcatgtggagtccaataaaattagatttttcattttatgatttttctatgatttttcaaaaattcaccaaaaataaataaaaaaaggaattCAAAACCACGGGTACTGTAGCAAATCCGCAATTACTGTAGCGAACCCGCTGTTCCGCTGAAAACCCGCccaggggtaaaacagacggttttaaaTAGTTCagagggtaaaacagacggtttcatagttaggggggtgaagtagaccaagtatgataggtgggggggttaagtagactttttccaataaATATTTGAAGTTATTTATACACCATGATAATGCAGATCTATTTAGCAGTAAGGGCTGCACAGTAGTGTGGTGTTATCTGTTAGCAAAGGTCAATTGGGAAAAGAGATCTATCAGCATAAACCACTTGAACCTATCTTGTGAGGACAAAATAGGAAGCATAAATTGTCTAGCTCTAGTGCTCTACTGGGTACAGCTCTTATTCAGCAGCACTGTCCTTTTATTTCGCATTTTGGAACACAATATTTCCTCGTGCTGCCTCTCAGCTACAGCAGGAGGAAAAGAATCATCTTCACCATTGGCTGAAGTGCTGAGCCAACCTAGCAAAAAAGTGTACGCGCACATTGCACGTGAAGAAATCCAAAAGGGCAGAGCAGACTAATGTTTCAAAGAACTGTGCACACAGGTGTATGTATAGGTAGAGAATGTGTGGAATACCTTGCATGCACCGAGgctgtgcaaaaaaaaaaaggatgcaACAGACATCAGATTAAGCTGGTAAGAAATCAAACATGATACAAATTCATAATTGCTCCCAAAAGCATTATCAGCACAAACCATACCAGTCCAAGAAGCCTGGCACACAGCTTGTAGGTAACATTTGCTGGTGAAGCCTTTGCATCAGGGCAAAGAAGCTCACGCCTGATACCAGCAAATACGacccaaaaaaaaaggaaatcaaAATACCTTGATGTTGCAACAGCACTGCTAGGCAGGCAGCCGCGTCCATCTATTCCGCTGCCTAGCTTCTTCCTTGCTTCCAGCTGCTACGCAGACAACAGCCACTGCCATGGCCTGCTGGCGTGCCACCACCACAGCTAG harbors:
- the LOC136517851 gene encoding uncharacterized protein, whose translation is METAAVLTIHSTSHVCLQCPAVAAPAHGQRRRGGVASAAAAMPRRQPCAGRIRALPSAEVISEILSPKLVPGSPSDTGDVSSLVPVSALMLLFYFVSNWVVPELLMKRLNEPKLEDEAAAAAASMSSGPADGIDASPRKIRLKVKKKKNGKATIVKV